One part of the Quercus lobata isolate SW786 chromosome 7, ValleyOak3.0 Primary Assembly, whole genome shotgun sequence genome encodes these proteins:
- the LOC115952528 gene encoding exocyst complex component EXO70H1-like, translating into MPRKGMRSICFNSKTSSFSMSRYSSPARNSISTGTPRRSFSESLIEQSIEAATVLINKWNPETSTYAKVTSLFYESKSEAMQFIRCVNDLQKSMHALVTENSTSEKLVHAQNLMQIAMKRLQKEFYQILSMNRAHLDPESVSARSSRASARSSISDFDDGGSVSHDDEVRNVGDSIDEVEEVSSIAMTDLRSIAECMISSGYAKECISIYKIIRKSIIDEGIYRLGVEKISSSQINKMDWEVLDRRIKDWLEAVKVSMATLFNGERILCDHVFASSDSIRESCFTEISKEGATLLFGFPELVAKSKKSHPEKIFRVLDMYTAISTNWIEIDSIFSFESTVTVRAQALNSLNKLSDTVRSMLSEFESTMQKDSSKSKIHGGGGVHTLTLTTMNYLSLLADYSNILADIFADWPPPPRSSLPESYFESPSTDDSPAPAISMRMAWLIVVLLCKLDGKVEHHKDVCLSYIFLANNLNHVVSKVQTSNLKYLLGEDWIAKHEEKMKLFAANYERLAWGPVIATLPENPTATITPAQAKEIFRKFNSSFDETCRKQSSFVVSDPKLRDEMKVSLARKIVPSYREFYDAHRSNVVGERNVGLIVRFAPEDVGNYLSDLFFGNNNNSGSTSVSSSYSSSHQRHSWSRG; encoded by the coding sequence ATGCCTAGAAAAGGAATGAGGAGTATTTGCTTCAACTCCAAAACTTCATCTTTCTCTATGTCTCGATATTCTTCGCCTGCAAGAAACTCAATTTCAACAGGTACTCCTCGACGCAGCTTTTCGGAGTCATTGATCGAGCAGAGCATCGAAGCGGCCACGGTtttgataaacaagtggaaCCCAGAAACCTCCACTTATGCCAAAGTCACATCTTTGTTCTACGAGAGCAAAAGTGAAGCCATGCAATTCATCAGGTGCGTGAACGATCTTCAGAAATCCATGCACGCCTTGGTCACCGAGAACTCGACCTCGGAGAAGCTCGTGCACGCACAGAACCTTATGCAGATAGCCATGAAGAGACTCCAGAAGGAGTTCTATCAAATCCTTTCCATGAATCGAGCTCACTTGGACCCCGAATCAGTCTCCGCTCGATCCTCACGCGCCTCCGCTCGATCAAGCATTTCTGATTTCGACGATGGTGGCTCAGTCTCACACGATGATGAAGTGCGCAACGTAGGCGATTCAATCGATGAAGTCGAAGAAGTTTCTTCCATAGCTATGACTGACTTGAGATCCATAGCTGAGTGTATGATCTCTTCTGGTTACGCCAAAGAGTGTATCAgtatatacaaaattatcagAAAATCGATTATCGACGAAGGCATTTATCGACTTGGTGTTGAAAAAATTAGCTCCTCACAAATCAATAAGATGGACTGGGAAGTTCTCGATCGCAGAATCAAGGATTGGTTGGAGGCAGTGAAAGTTTCGATGGCAACTCTTTTCAACGGAGAGAGAATCCTCTGCGACCATGTTTTCGCTTCCTCAGACTCGATCAGAGAATCTTGTTTCACTGAGATTTCCAAAGAAGGAGCTACTCTTCTCTTCGGATTCCCCGAACTCGTAGCTAAGAGCAAGAAATCTCATCCTGAGAAAATTTTCCGTGTGCTCGACATGTACACAGCGATTTCAACCAACTGGATCGAAATCGATTCCATCTTCTCATTCGAATCAACCGTCACCGTTCGAGCTCAAGCTCTCAACTCGCTGAACAAGCTCAGCGACACGGTCCGCTCAATGCTATCGGAGTTCGAGTCAACAATGCAAAAGGACTCGTCGAAGTCGAAAATCCACGGTGGCGGCGGTGTTCACACTCTGACTCTCACCACCATGAACTACCTCTCTCTCCTCGCCGATTACAGTAACATCCTCGCAGACATTTTCGCCGACTGGCCTCCGCCGCCGAGATCATCGTTACCGGAATCTTACTTCGAAAGTCCATCCACCGATGACTCTCCGGCACCGGCGATTTCCATGCGCATGGCTTGGTTAATCGTCGTACTTCTCTGCAAACTCGACGGCAAAGTAGAACATCACAAAGACGTTTGTCTCTCGTACATATTCTTAGCCAATAACCTTAACCACGTTgtctccaaagtccaaacctcGAACTTGAAGTACCTTCTCGGCGAGGATTGGATCGCAAAGCACgaagaaaaaatgaaactatTCGCCGCGAATTACGAGAGATTAGCGTGGGGCCCAGTGATTGCAACGCTGCCGGAAAATCCAACTGCCACGATTACTCCAGCTCAGGCGAAGGAAATTTTCAGGAAATTCAATTCGAGCTTCGACGAAACTTGTAGGAAACAGAGCTCGTTTGTCGTATCGGACCCGAAACTCCGAGACGAAATGAAAGTCTCATTAGCAAGAAAGATTGTCCCAAGTTATCGGGAATTCTACGACGCTCACAGGTCTAATGTTGTTGGAGAGCGCAATGTTGGGTTAATTGTCAGATTTGCTCCTGAGGATGTGGGGAATTACTTGTCGGACCTTTTCTTTGGGAACAACAATAACTCGGGGAGTACAAGTGTTTCTTCTTCGTATTCCTCGTCTCATCAACGACATTCGTGGTCTAGAGGTTAA